A single window of Candidatus Hydrogenedentota bacterium DNA harbors:
- a CDS encoding class I SAM-dependent methyltransferase, which produces MSRLRQAVKKALAKILSDLLPAGLMRSPAFFHLWERKGYHVTPVHFYQPVPDSRDLPPDIFEGESALSGLDMNEGGQLSLLDEFCAAYRDEYNGFPFEAPRDGVGYYFGNGAFETVDAEILYCTVRRLKPKRIIEIGSGYSTRVTAAAIRKNVEEDPAYGCDFVCVEPYPMDWIRKIPEVTRVVESRVEKLPLDTFTALEENDILFIDSTHTINVYNDVCFEYLDVLPVLQRGVHVHIHDIVLPQRYFENWYQNKFFWNEQYLLQAFLAFNEAFRVTWAGQFMHLRHPAALEKAFPSYVRFKASSDHAQRLHGHKSFWIQRVR; this is translated from the coding sequence ATGTCCAGGCTCAGGCAAGCTGTCAAGAAGGCGCTGGCGAAGATACTTTCGGACCTGCTCCCCGCGGGACTGATGCGGAGTCCCGCATTCTTTCACCTCTGGGAGCGGAAGGGCTATCACGTCACGCCGGTTCACTTCTATCAGCCGGTGCCGGACAGCCGCGATCTGCCTCCCGACATTTTTGAGGGGGAGTCCGCCCTTTCCGGGTTGGACATGAACGAAGGTGGACAGCTTTCGCTCCTGGATGAGTTCTGCGCGGCGTACCGGGATGAGTACAACGGTTTTCCCTTTGAGGCCCCGCGGGATGGTGTCGGGTACTATTTCGGAAATGGCGCGTTTGAGACGGTCGATGCGGAGATTCTGTATTGCACGGTTCGCCGCCTCAAGCCGAAGCGCATCATTGAAATTGGCTCGGGTTATTCCACGCGGGTGACAGCGGCGGCCATCCGGAAGAACGTTGAGGAGGATCCGGCCTACGGGTGCGATTTCGTCTGCGTGGAGCCTTATCCGATGGATTGGATCCGCAAGATCCCCGAGGTGACGCGTGTCGTGGAATCCCGTGTGGAGAAGCTGCCGCTGGATACCTTTACCGCGCTCGAAGAGAACGATATTCTCTTCATCGATTCGACCCACACGATTAATGTGTACAACGACGTCTGCTTCGAGTACCTCGATGTGCTCCCGGTGCTCCAACGCGGGGTCCATGTTCACATCCACGATATTGTTCTACCCCAGCGCTATTTTGAGAACTGGTACCAGAACAAATTCTTCTGGAATGAGCAGTATCTGCTCCAGGCTTTTCTGGCGTTCAATGAAGCATTTCGCGTGACGTGGGCCGGACAGTTCATGCACCTCCGTCACCCGGCAGCGCTGGAGAAGGCCTTTCCTTCCTATGTGCGGTTCAAGGCGTCCAGTGACCACGCCCAGCGTTTGCACGGCCACAAGAGCTTCTGGATCCAGCGGGTGCGCTGA
- a CDS encoding acyl-CoA thioesterase — translation MRDARPGKRPLLVTVPLKVQTYDIDFAFHVNNQVYVRWLEDLRMEVLREYYPLKRFMDAGVAPILASTQITYKRPIGLYDEPVGHMWCTHLGRASIWLEAEITVGDQVCAHAIQRGSFLVMATGKASRTPGELMAKFEAGNA, via the coding sequence ATGCGAGATGCCCGGCCCGGAAAACGGCCCCTGCTGGTCACCGTGCCCCTCAAGGTGCAGACCTACGACATCGACTTCGCCTTCCACGTGAACAACCAGGTTTACGTGCGCTGGCTCGAAGATCTGCGCATGGAAGTGCTCCGCGAATACTATCCGCTCAAACGCTTTATGGACGCCGGCGTCGCGCCCATCCTCGCCTCCACGCAGATAACCTACAAGCGTCCTATCGGCCTTTACGACGAGCCTGTCGGGCACATGTGGTGCACCCATCTCGGCCGCGCAAGCATCTGGCTCGAAGCCGAAATAACCGTCGGTGACCAAGTTTGCGCCCACGCCATCCAGCGCGGCTCCTTCCTCGTCATGGCCACTGGAAAGGCCTCCCGCACGCCCGGCGAACTCATGGCGAAATTCGAAGCCGGGAACGCGTAG